The window TAGGCCTTCTTTGAAATTTTCAATCAGGAAGCCAAGTCAACCTGTGGAAAGTGGTCAAAATAGTGAGAACGGTAAAGCAAATCAACCAGAGAATGAAAATGATCCATCTGGAAAAGCACAATGTCTGGATTCATGTTCTGAAATAGAAGCTCTCTTGAAATCATTTCCTCTGTTCTCATCATGGCCTTAACTCCTTCATAGAAGTTTATCTTTTATCCTTCAATAAGTAGTCATTTTATCCGAGCAGAAGTTACAAAAAGAGTAAGTCAATCCACTGCAAAGGTTGAAGAATTCGAGCATCCGGCTGCCTCTCATTTCACAAATTTGAATAGGAAAGAATGAATGATTTTGTTAGACTTTAGGATGCAATTATATGAAGAGGATTATTCCATGCAAGAAAATATGCATTCTATTTCACAGCATAGAGATGGCAAAAAAATAGCCTTCGTTACAGGAGCAACGAGCGGTATCGGCGCTTCCTTTGCCAGAAGATTTGCGAGGGAAGGTTATAACCTCATCATCACGGGGAGGATCAAAAACAAAATCGAAGCCTTCGCTGAGGAACTGAGAAAAAACTACTCTGTGGCAGTGGATGTGATCATTGCAGAATTGTCAAATGATGAGGATGTAAAAAAGCTCATTGATACGATTCAGAGTAATCAATATATCGAGATACTTATTAACAATGCTGGATTCGGCACCGGAAAACTTATCTTTGAGGATGAAATTGACAACCATGTAAATATGGTAAAGACTAACGTCATCGCCCCAATGCTACTGACTAATGCAGTGCTTCCTCAAATGTTCCACTCTGAAAAAGGCACGATTATTAATGTTTCTTCTCTTGCGGGCTTTTTTCCTGCCCCTGTTGATGCAACCTATAGCGCAATGAAAGCATTTCTCACAAACTTCA is drawn from Acidobacteriota bacterium and contains these coding sequences:
- a CDS encoding SDR family NAD(P)-dependent oxidoreductase encodes the protein MILLDFRMQLYEEDYSMQENMHSISQHRDGKKIAFVTGATSGIGASFARRFAREGYNLIITGRIKNKIEAFAEELRKNYSVAVDVIIAELSNDEDVKKLIDTIQSNQYIEILINNAGFGTGKLIFEDEIDNHVNMVKTNVIAPMLLTNAVLPQMFHSEKGTIINVSSLAGFFPAPVDATYSAMKAFLTNFSESLFIQLRGREGGRKEGRKGHQNSVLVPRFYLY